The Candidatus Nezhaarchaeota archaeon DNA window CAAGCGCTTTTCTAGCACACCTAAAAAACTCGCACTTTGCCTCACATTGCTTAGGCAAGGCATAACGCCCCTAATAAAGTGTGCGCCTCCTAGCGTAAAGAGTAATAGGGAGGCTATAACCTTTTTCGTGGGGTCGAACTTGATCAGCAGGGCCTTACTGGTTATAGATATGTTGAATGATTTCGTACATGGCTCACTTAAGGTACCAGCGGCAAAGGACATAATCCCGAACATAAAGAGACTAATTGACGTATTTAGATCACGTAAGCTGCCCGTAATATACGTTAACGATGACCATATAAGAAACGTAGATCTTGAGTTAAGACTATGGGGTCAACACGCTATAACAGGTACTTGGGGCTCAAAGGTGATAGACGAATTAGAACCTCAAGAGGGTGACTTTATAATCTCGAAGAGGCGCTATAGTGGTTTCTTCGCCACGGACTTGGACTTACTTCTTCGAGAGCTTA harbors:
- a CDS encoding cysteine hydrolase, which translates into the protein MSRALLVIDMLNDFVHGSLKVPAAKDIIPNIKRLIDVFRSRKLPVIYVNDDHIRNVDLELRLWGQHAITGTWGSKVIDELEPQEGDFIISKRRYSGFFATDLDLLLRELNVKSLVLTGVVTDICVLHTAADAFFRGYEVIVVSDATASLTHDRHERALSYMKEVYGAKILSTTEVENMLLRPQP